A single window of Scyliorhinus canicula unplaced genomic scaffold, sScyCan1.1, whole genome shotgun sequence DNA harbors:
- the LOC119959638 gene encoding zinc finger protein 239-like, with amino-acid sequence HQRIHTGDKPFICSKCGKGFICTAYLLRHQRVHTGERPFTCSRCGKGFSHSHNLQRHQHIHIGERPFTCSDCGKRFTQRYSLLEHQRIHTGERLFPCSECGKGFSASSQLQTHQRTHTGERPFSCSWCGKRFTCSSHLQTHQRVHTGERPFTCSVCGKGFTTSSYLLTHQRLHTGERPFSCPLCGKRFTQSSHLLTHQRVHTGERPFTCSQCGKGFTQSSNLLTHQRTHTWEELSDAICE; translated from the coding sequence CACCAACGCATTCATACTGGAGAtaaaccattcatctgctccaagtgtggaaagggattcatttgTACAGCCTACTTActgagacaccagcgggttcacactggggagagaccattcacctgctccaggtgtgggaagggattcagtcactcACACAACCTCCAGAGACACCAGCACATTCAcattggggagaggccattcacctgctcagactgtgggaagagattcactcagagaTATAGTCTTCtggaacaccagcgaattcacactggggagaggctgttcccctgcagtgagtgtgggaagggattcagtgcctCATCACAACTGCAGACccaccagcgcactcacactggggagagaccattcagctgctcctggtgtgggaagagattcacttgtTCATCCCATCTGCagacccaccagcgagttcacaccggggagaggccattcacctgctctgtgtgtggcaaAGGATTCACTACCTCATcctacctgctgacacaccagcgacttcacactggggaaaggccgttcagctGCCCCTTGTGTGGGAAGcgtttcactcagtcatcccacctgctcacacaccagcgagttcacactggagagagaccatttacctgctctcagtgtgggaaaggattcactcagtcatccaacttgctgacacaccagcgcactcacacctgGGAGGAGCTGTCTGATGCCATATGTGAGTAA
- the LOC119959662 gene encoding gastrula zinc finger protein XlCGF8.2DB-like, producing the protein MEKPWKCEDCGKGFNYPSLLENHRRIHTREKPFTCSECGKGFTQLSCFQSHQQTHTEEKPFSCTACEKRFRSSSNLTAHQRVHTGERPFSCSVCGKGFTRSSHLLEHQQTHSEERPFSCNTCGKRFRSSPNLIAHQRVHSGKKPFICSVCGKEYTHPSNLLIHQRTHTGERPFTCSVCEKGFTKSFNLVIHQRTHTGERPFTCSVCGKGFTQPSNLLTHQRIHK; encoded by the coding sequence atggagaaaccatggaaatgtgaggattgtggtaaaggattcaattatccatcctTGCTGGAAAaccatcgacgcattcacactagAGAGAAACCATTTACTTGCTctgagtgtggaaagggatttactcagttatcctGCTTCCAGTCACACCAACAAACCCACACAGAagagaaaccattcagctgcacCGCCTGTGAAAAGAGGTTCAGGTCTTCGTCCAACCTCactgcacaccagcgagttcacactggggagagaccattcagctgctctgtatgtgggaagggattcactcggtcctCCCATCTGCTGGAACACCAGCAAACGCACAGCgaggagaggccgttcagctgcAATACTTGTGGAAAGAGGTTCAGGTCTTCACCCAATCTCATTGCACATCAACGGGTTCACTCTGGGAAgaaaccattcatctgctctgtgtgtggtaaGGAATACACTCACCCATCGAAcctgctgatacaccagcgaactcacacaggggagaggccattcacctgctcagtgtgtgagaagggattcaccaaGTCCTTTAACCTAGTGATACACCaacgtactcacactggggaaaggccgttcacctgctccgtgtgtgggaagggattcactcagccatctaacctgctgacacaccagcgaattcataaGTAA